GAAGGCGATAGCTCCAGGATGGGAAAGCTTATATCCCTTATGAATTGGGAGATTTCTGAAGGAAAGCCGGCAGGAGAGGTTTTGATTCAACACCTGGATTACCTGACAAACATCCCCCCTGAACTGTTTAAGGAAGATAAGGAAAAGATTGCACCACTTTTTGACCGATTTGCCGAGTATGGCGAGCGAAAGAGTAAAATAAGGAATTACGCCAAAACGGTAATGATATACCCGGCATTTATATTGACTGTAGCGGCCTTCGTCGCTTCCGGTTTACTCCTTTTTGTTATTCCTATTTTTGAAAAAATGTTTATCGATATGGGGGGAACGCTTCCCTATCCAACACTGGTGATTATCAATTTAAGCCATTTTCTTCTGCAATATTTTGTTGTCCTGTTGGTGCTGCTTGCTATGACCATACTTTTCTTCAATAAAAAGAAAGCTTTCTTCTACAGGATTGCAGACAAAGTACCCTTTCTGGGGAAAATGAATCGTAAAATTGCCGTTGCACAATTTCTGAGCAATCTCCATCTCCTTTTTGGCTTTCATTTGTCTGCCCAACAAACTTGCAGGGCCGCCGCCGGGAATGTAAACAATGATTATATTGCTAAAAAGCTGAAAGAGGCAGGTGAAAAGGTTTCCGACTATTCAGACTTGTTGCTTCAGTTGGAAAGGAGCGGCTTTTTCCCGGGGCTTATCATAAAGACGCTAAAAGTGGGCAACAGAGCCAAAGCCCTGGAAGCAGCCCTCAACCGTTCTGCCTCCTTTTGTGAGGCCGATGCTGAAAAAGCATCAGATAGATTCACGGCAGCCATGATTCCACTCACCATAATCGTTGTCGGTACGGCGCTGGGGTTTTTTATTATCGCCATGTATCTGCCCATTTTTTCCATGGCCGGAAGCATATAATAAAGGAGGGTGAATGATGAAAATCAATGAAGGAGGTTTTACACTGATAGAACTGCTCATCGTCGTTGCAATCATGGGTATACTGGCTACAATGGCCCTTCCATCATACCAGGACCGGGTCATAAGGTCACAGGTAGCCGAGGCCATGACGCTGGCCGAAGTGGCCCAGAAGGAAGTGGAGGACTATTATAAGGCGAAAAAGAGGCTCCCCGAAAATAATGCCCGGGCAGGGCTTCCCAAACCTGAAAAATTCAAGGCTAACTTTGTAACACGTCTTGAAGTTGTTGACGGGGCGGTGACCATTACGCTGGGAAACAGGATAAACAGGAACGTGGCGGGAAAGACGCTTACCATAAGGCCCGCCATTGTAAAAGATGCACCCATCATCCCCGTCGCCTGGGTTTGCGGTTATGCCACAACACCTGACGGGATGACGGCAGCCGGTAAAAACGACAGCAATCTTTCGCTCCGGCATGTGCCTGTCAAATGCCGCTATTGAGGCGAAGAAATGTTGCCGCTTGCGGGCTTTACCCAATTCGGATCAGCCATTTGCTGCGCCTCATTATTCTCCCTCACTGCGGCGTAAAAAAACAGCCCTACCTGCTTTCTATTTACTTTCACTCCTGTCTCATTACTTTTGTTTTTTCTCCCATACTGTTAATATAAAAAGAAGGAACTTATTTATCAAGGAGCCCTTATCCAATGAGTAAAATCTCTTTATTTTTTCCCTGGCGAAAGGAATTTGAAGTGAATATCAGGGAAATAGACAACCAGCACAAGGAGTTAGTCAAGATAATCAACTCGCTTCAGGAAGCAATTAATCTTGGCGAGGGCAAGGAGCGGCTCGCTCAGGTGCTTGAGAACCTGCTTGCCTATACGGACTTTCACTTTGCGGCAGAAGAAAAACTTTTGAAAAAACATGGATATCCTCATTACGAAGAGCATAAAAGAAAGCATATTGCCATGCGGGAAAAGGTGATTTCACTTATCCAGGATTACAATAGAGGCAGAATAGCCATGACCTTTTCCGTACTGAAATTTCTCCAGGACTGGCTGAGCAAGCACATTATGGGAACAGACAAGCTGTACGGCGAGTATCTGAATAAAAAGGGCGTCAGCTAACAGGAAGACCGCTTTAATCTCTCCTTACCTCTACTCACTGATGTAAAGAAGAATTTCTTTTCTCAACTATCTTGACATTAGAAATACTTCAATATAACATCAGGAGTTTATGGGTCCGCTTTGTATTGTTTTATAAAAAGGAGGTATGATGATTCAGATAGAGTGGAGGGATAGCTATAGTGTCCGGATTAAGGAGATTGATGAAGACCATAGAATCCTGATAAGACTCTTTAACGATCTGGCCAATGCCATGCGGCAGGGCAAAGGGAAGGAGAGACTCGATCAAATTCTGATGCAGCTCATCGGTTACACAAAGCTCCACTTTTCCAGGGAAGAAAAGATCATGATGGCTTATAAATATGGAGACTATCAAGCCCACAAGCAGATTCATGACCAGTTAACGGAAAAAGTCCTGCAACTTTACGATCAGCAAAAAGAGGAGGGCTTTTATCTCTCTGTTGAAGTCCTTT
The Deltaproteobacteria bacterium DNA segment above includes these coding regions:
- a CDS encoding pilin translates to MALPSYQDRVIRSQVAEAMTLAEVAQKEVEDYYKAKKRLPENNARAGLPKPEKFKANFVTRLEVVDGAVTITLGNRINRNVAGKTLTIRPAIVKDAPIIPVAWVCGYATTPDGMTAAGKNDSNLSLRHVPVKCRY
- a CDS encoding bacteriohemerythrin; the encoded protein is MMIQIEWRDSYSVRIKEIDEDHRILIRLFNDLANAMRQGKGKERLDQILMQLIGYTKLHFSREEKIMMAYKYGDYQAHKQIHDQLTEKVLQLYDQQKEEGFYLSVEVLFFLKNWLEEHILEKDMLLGAYLNKAGYGNQIIESDEKQL
- a CDS encoding bacteriohemerythrin, whose product is MSKISLFFPWRKEFEVNIREIDNQHKELVKIINSLQEAINLGEGKERLAQVLENLLAYTDFHFAAEEKLLKKHGYPHYEEHKRKHIAMREKVISLIQDYNRGRIAMTFSVLKFLQDWLSKHIMGTDKLYGEYLNKKGVS
- a CDS encoding type II secretion system F family protein yields the protein MMFRIKADHMNMFYRQMAAMTASGMTVAEAVSTIAEEGDSSRMGKLISLMNWEISEGKPAGEVLIQHLDYLTNIPPELFKEDKEKIAPLFDRFAEYGERKSKIRNYAKTVMIYPAFILTVAAFVASGLLLFVIPIFEKMFIDMGGTLPYPTLVIINLSHFLLQYFVVLLVLLAMTILFFNKKKAFFYRIADKVPFLGKMNRKIAVAQFLSNLHLLFGFHLSAQQTCRAAAGNVNNDYIAKKLKEAGEKVSDYSDLLLQLERSGFFPGLIIKTLKVGNRAKALEAALNRSASFCEADAEKASDRFTAAMIPLTIIVVGTALGFFIIAMYLPIFSMAGSI